Genomic window (Mycolicibacterium smegmatis):
TGGACGACGCGTAACCGGGCGTAGCGCTGCTTCTCGTCGGCGTCGAGGGACTCGTAGGCCGCGTAGGCGTTGGCGAACTCGGTCTCCCCGCCGCGCGCGGCGACCTCGATCGCGGACAGCACTGTGGCCTTCTGCGGGCACTCGTCGTTCAGTGGTGTGCAACCGTCGATGTGCCAGTCGAACGTGGCCTTGAGGTACTCGGCGGCCTTGTTCTTGGTCTGGTCGAGTGTGATCGGGTAGATGCCCGACACCGGGTGATGGCCGTCGGCGGACCGGTCGACCTCACCGAGACGCTGCGAGAATGCCACCTGCGCTTCGGGTTCCAGGTACAAACCGCGGAACACCAGCACGCCGTTGTCCTCGAGCGCGTCGAGCACGGCCGCGGCGATACCGTCGTCGGTGGCCAGCCGTTCGGAATCGATGCCGACCACCTCGGCACCCACCGAGGCGGTCAGTTTGTTGATGGTCAGCACGCTCATCGGCGCGTCCTTTCGGGTTCGGTACAGCTCAAGGCGTGGGCTCCCCGGTGCGCACCATGACGGCGTCGGCCGCGTCGACCGGCGCCGGTTGGTGCATGATCTCGACCGCCATCGCGACCATGATCAGCGAGTAGATCAGGTGCAGAAGATTGACGGCGTCGTCGGGCATGTCGTCGAGCGGGTACTTGTCGCAGTACTCGATCGCCTCTTCGAGGCGTGGAAAGAACGCGTCGTAGAAGTCGTGCAGTTGCGGCATGGAGCTGCTCACCCGCCGCTCCCACCGCGCGGTTTCGGTTGCCAGGCACCAGGTCTCGGCGTAGGGCTCGAGCTCGGCGAAGGCACTGGGGAGACGCGCCACGTCACACCCCCGCCGGTGCGGGCTCGCGCTGGTACGCCTCGACCCAGTCGACCGCGACCTTGTGCAGGTGACGCACCAGGATCTCCTGGTCGTTGAGCGGGTAGTCGTCGATGACGTCGTATTCGAGTGCGGCCTGGGTGCCGCCCAGCATCCCGGCGTCCTGCAGCGCGAACTCCTTGAGGACCACCGCGGCCACCTCGTGCTCGATGCGTTCGCGCACGGTGCGCGCCGGGTGGAAATAGGTGAACGCCTCGTAGCGGTGTGTGTTGTGCGACGTCGGCCAGTACCGGTAGAGCAGGTACCAGCCTCCGTAGATCAGGATCTCGATGTTCGGGAAAATCTGGAAGTTGCTGATGCCCCACGGTTCGATACCGCCCGGGTTGAGCCCGGTGGGCAGCTTCCCGATGTCCGGTGTGCGCCAGGGACCCACGAGACCGCTCTGGGTGGCCCGTTCGATCGGGTACATGTACTCAGGAGCGAGCAGCCAGCGACGGGTTCCCGCCGTGGACACCAGGCGGTGCGGTCCGTCGATCTGGAAATGTCCACAGGTGAAGCCCGCGTTGGGGTCCCGGACCTCGGGTGGCACCTGCTGGGTGTGCAGCGACGGGACGTGGTAATACTCCTGGAACGCGTCGGCGAAGATCTTCCAGTTGCTGTTGTTGTGCGCGACCCAGTCGTAGCGTTCGGTGAGTTTCTCGAAGGGGTAGTCGTCGAGTCCGGTCACCATGGGACCGAGGAACTCCCGAAGGCTCTGGCGCGGGGTGGTGTCGAAGTTCACGAACACGAACCCGGCCCACACGTCGCAGTGCACCTCTGCCAGACCGAGCTCGGTCGCGTCGAAGCCGGTGAACCGGTCGGCGTCGGGTGCGGCGATCAGCGACCCGTCGAGGCCGTAACGCCATCCACAGTGCCCGCACGCGAATTCGGTTCCGGTGTTGCGCAGTTCGGTCGCGCGGAAGTCGGGTGCGGCGACGGTGTGTCCGCGGCGCCTGCAGACGTTGTGGAACGCGCGGATCCGGCCGTCGGCGCCCTTGACCAGCAGCAGCGACGCATCGGCGGCCTCGACCCGGCGCGTGATGTAGCTGCCCGCGTCGGGCGTCTCCTCGACGCGGCTGATGTTGAGCCAGGCGCGCTTGAAGATCGCCTCGCGCTCCAAGGCGTAGAACTCGCGGGAGGTGGAGTCGCGGAACGAGATCGGTCCGGTGCCCAGTTCTGGATAGTGCTCGGTCCAGGACCCTTCGGCCGGTTTGGGCCACTTGGTCGCCATGTGAACCTCCGTGTGCGTGGGTGGATGGGATAGCGCGTGTCACATGACCGAGCCGCCGTTGACGCCGAGGGTCTGCCCCGTGATGAAGCCGGCCTCTTCCGAGCACAGGAATCCCACTGCCGCGGCGATGTCGGCCGGTGCGCCGAGCCTGCCGAGCGGGATGTTGGCGGCGATGGTTTCGTTGGGCGGAAGGTACCCCGCGGCCTGCGATGCGTGCTGCATGGGCGTCTCGATACCCGACGGTGGAATGTTGTTCACCGTGATGCCGTGCTTGGCGTATTCGCGCGCAAGGGATTTGGTCAACGTCAACAGCGCGCCCTTGGATGCCGCGTAGTGCGCGGCGAAGGGCGTTCCGCGCTGCGCGCTGGACGACGAGATCAGCACGATGCGGCCCCAGCCGGCGTCCACCATGTCGGGCAGCGCGACCTGACAGCACCGGAACGTGCCGCTGAGGTTCACGTCGATCATCTGTGCCCACGACTGTTCGGTGATGTCGGCGAACGACGCGTAGCCGAACATGCCCGCGCTGGTGACCAGGATGCCGACGGCGCCCAGCTCGCTGCGCACCTTGGCGAATGCCTCCTCGACCGCGGCACGGTCGGTCACATCGGCGCCTACCGCGAACGCGGTCACGCCCTCGGATCGGAGATGGTCGGTGACGCGTTGTGCGGCATCGACATCGACGTCGAGCACCGCGACCTTGTGGCCGCGCCTGCCGAGTTCGTGGCAGGTCGCCTCACCCATGCCCGACGCGCCACCGGTCACCACCGCCACCCGGTTCATTCGTACACCACCTTCACCGTGTGACTCGTGGGCAGTGCCTGACACGTCACCACCCAGCCCTCGGCGATCTCGTCGTCGTCGAGCGCGTCGTTGTTCAACAGCCGTGCACTGCCTTCCACC
Coding sequences:
- a CDS encoding TauD/TfdA dioxygenase family protein, which codes for MSVLTINKLTASVGAEVVGIDSERLATDDGIAAAVLDALEDNGVLVFRGLYLEPEAQVAFSQRLGEVDRSADGHHPVSGIYPITLDQTKNKAAEYLKATFDWHIDGCTPLNDECPQKATVLSAIEVAARGGETEFANAYAAYESLDADEKQRYARLRVVHSLEASQRRVYPDPTAEQRRRWAARPTHENPLVWTHRNGRKSLVLGASADHIVGMDRDEGRALLDGLLARTTTPDKVYSHKWSVGDTVIWDNQGVLHRAAPYEPDSPRHMLRTTVLGDEPIR
- a CDS encoding aromatic ring-hydroxylating oxygenase subunit alpha; amino-acid sequence: MATKWPKPAEGSWTEHYPELGTGPISFRDSTSREFYALEREAIFKRAWLNISRVEETPDAGSYITRRVEAADASLLLVKGADGRIRAFHNVCRRRGHTVAAPDFRATELRNTGTEFACGHCGWRYGLDGSLIAAPDADRFTGFDATELGLAEVHCDVWAGFVFVNFDTTPRQSLREFLGPMVTGLDDYPFEKLTERYDWVAHNNSNWKIFADAFQEYYHVPSLHTQQVPPEVRDPNAGFTCGHFQIDGPHRLVSTAGTRRWLLAPEYMYPIERATQSGLVGPWRTPDIGKLPTGLNPGGIEPWGISNFQIFPNIEILIYGGWYLLYRYWPTSHNTHRYEAFTYFHPARTVRERIEHEVAAVVLKEFALQDAGMLGGTQAALEYDVIDDYPLNDQEILVRHLHKVAVDWVEAYQREPAPAGV
- a CDS encoding SDR family NAD(P)-dependent oxidoreductase, which gives rise to MNRVAVVTGGASGMGEATCHELGRRGHKVAVLDVDVDAAQRVTDHLRSEGVTAFAVGADVTDRAAVEEAFAKVRSELGAVGILVTSAGMFGYASFADITEQSWAQMIDVNLSGTFRCCQVALPDMVDAGWGRIVLISSSSAQRGTPFAAHYAASKGALLTLTKSLAREYAKHGITVNNIPPSGIETPMQHASQAAGYLPPNETIAANIPLGRLGAPADIAAAVGFLCSEEAGFITGQTLGVNGGSVM